From the genome of Lotus japonicus ecotype B-129 chromosome 6, LjGifu_v1.2, one region includes:
- the LOC130724936 gene encoding uncharacterized protein LOC130724936, which translates to MGAGHYYKILKANLNAACEKARKAYKRLAMIGHSDDNNNQQQQQAAMTEVLSNPKKSLALAYDYHGGRLFPLVVMEYKLECTLEQIYNGCTRRMKVKQTVPDQFIGWKDVGEEIFNVEIAPGWKKGTKIMFSKKASRTAYARDTIFVLHQKPHPLFVRDGNNLIVTHKTLFAECLAGKTIHIKTLDGRDLNIGVTEIVTPSYVVVVPNEGMPVPKKPGRKVVATVFAVWCNFASKRFCDFGL; encoded by the exons ATGGGTGCTGGTCACTACTACAAGATCCTGAAGGCGAATCTGAATGCCGCATGTGAGAAGGCGAGGAAGGCGTACAAGAGGCTGGCGATGATAGGGCACTCAGATGATAATaacaatcaacaacaacaacaggcAGCTATGACAGAAGTGCTCAGCAACCCCAAGAAGAGCCTGGCCCTGGCCTATGATTACCATGGCGGACGTCTCTTTCCCCTTGTGGTGATGGAGTACAAATTGGAGTGTACTCTTGAGCAGATTTACAATGGTTGCACAAGGAGAATGAAGGTCAAACAGACTGTTCCTGATCAATTCAT TGGATGGAAGGATGTTGGAGAAGAAATCTTCAACGTAGAGATTGCCCCTGGTTGGAAGAAGGGAACAAAAATAATGTTCTCTAAGAAAGCAAGCCGAACAGCTTATGCTAgagatacaatttttgtattgcATCAAAAACCCCATCCTCTATTTGTAAGGGATGGGAATAATTTAATTGTTACTCATAAAACGTTGTTTGCAGAGTGTCTCGCTGGAAAAACCATCCATATAAAAACTTTGGATGGAAGAGACCTCAACATTGGTGTGACAGAGATTGTCACACCAAGTTATGTGGTGGTGGTTCCAAATGAAGGAATGCCAGTCCCAAAGAAACCTGGGAGGAAAG TGGTAGCCACCGTATTTGCCGTATGGTGTAACTTTGCAAGTAAGCGTTTTTGTGATTTTGGTTTGTAA